A part of Aspergillus flavus chromosome 1, complete sequence genomic DNA contains:
- a CDS encoding putative sterol delta 5,6-desaturase (C-5 sterol desaturase), whose product MDVILDVLDTLVFDRLYAAVLPRHSATKIAHYFPSNGTELATLNESVNRYFALSPSKWATQSILPRDHLLRQSLSLFLITWLFGIILYFLSATLSFHFIYDKRAMKHPKFLRNQISMEIAQAVNAMPVMAALTVPFFLAEVRGYTKLYDFSSQAPFPLYTYLQYPIFIAFTDFGIYWIHRGEHHPKVYKHLHKPHHKWIISTPFASYAFHPVDGWAQSLSYHVFPILFPLQKVAYLGLFVFVTIWTVMIHDGEYALDSPVVNGSACHTIHHYYFNYNYGQFLTIWDRIGGSYRKPNRELFDREVRMTQNEIKKQVEEMEKLVKEVEGVDDRCYETQTEMKKTL is encoded by the exons ATGGATGTGATTCTGGATGTGTTGGATACCCTAGTATTCGACCGACTGTACGCAGCGGTTCTCCCACGACATAGTGCAACGAAAATAGCACATTACTTTCCCTCCAATGGCACAGAACTGGCAACATTAAACGAGAGTGTTAATCGTTATTTCGCCCTATCACCTTCTAAATGGGCTACACAAAGTATCTTACCCAGAGACCACCTCCTTCGGCAAAGTTTGAGTTTGTTTCTTATTACATG GTTATTTGGCATCATTCTTTACTTCCTCAGCGCCACCCTTTCGTTTCACTTCATCTACGACAAGCGCGCCATGAAGCATCCAAAATTCCTACGTAACCAGATTTCCATGGAGATCGCGCAAGCCGTGAACGCAATGCCCGTGATGGCAGCCCTCACTGTTCCATTTTTCCTGGCTGAAGTCCGGGGATACACAAAGCTGTACGATTTCTCCAGCCAGGCGCCGTTTCCGCTTTACACATACCTCCAATATCCTATCTTCATTGCGTTCACCGACTTCGGAATCTATTGGATTCATCGCGGAGAGCATCATCCCAAGGTCTATAAGCATCTACACAAGCCCCATCACAAGTGGATCATCTCGACTCCGTTTGCCAGCTACGCCTTTCACCCGGTGGATGGGTGGGCACAGAGCCTGTCATACCACGTCTTTCCTATCCTGTTCCCTCTCCAGAAAGTCGCCTACCTGGGCCTGTTTGTGTTTGTGACAATCTGGACTGTTATGATCC ATGATGGAGAGTATGCTCTGGACTCACCTGTTGTGAACGGTTCCGCCTGTCATACTATTCACCACTACTATTTCAATTACAACTACGGCCAATTTCTGACCATCTGGGACCGTATTGGAGGAAGCTATAGAAAGCCAAATCGGGAGCTTTTTGACCGCGAAGTGCGGATGACACAAAATGAAATCAAGAAACAGgtcgaggagatggagaaacTCGTCAAGGAGGTCGAGGGCGTTGATGACCGGTGTTATGAGACTCAGACAGAGATGAAAAAAACCCTTTAA
- a CDS encoding beta-alanine synthase: protein MHFTKRTGRALFANPAKQFSTTSRRQLSGLKINHNRLWETLHETCEWGAAHRYGKNSTDTGMARLTLTDADASVRRWLDDEVKKLGCTLHVDQMGNMFARQKGRLNSSAPMVAMGSHLDTQPRGGRYDGILGVMAALEVLRTMKENGYQTNYDVGLVNWTNEEGARFPKSMCSSGVWAGVIPIEQAWNLQDIHDPNVTLRSELERHGYLGDIPCSPEGFPLGAHFELHIEQGPILVETGRSLGVVQGGQGYRWLTFTVYGRDAHTGTTPFSARQDPLLAASKMIASSNEIAKQHGALASTGVLKIPSNASTNTVASQVTFTLDIRHLEDEVVHAVQKECLESFANIAKQDGKGVSFDWTMDTDSAAVKFNKDCIDAVRTAADELVGAGQYMDITSGAGHDTVNTSRHCPSTMIFVPCRDGVSHHPEEYCRPEDCALGTQALLEAVVNYDQARMKKEANA from the exons ATGCACTTCACTAAGCGCACCGGCCGCGCCCTATTCGCAAACCCTGCGAAACAATTCTCGACAACCTCCCGACGCCAACTATCAGGTCTCAAGATCAACCACAACCGACTATGGGAAACGTTGCACGAAACGTGCGAATGGGGCGCCGCTCATAGATACGGCAA GAATTCCACAGATACTGGCATGGCTCGTCTAACCCTGACTGATGCCGACGCGAGTGTGCGTCGCTGGCTCGATGATGAAGTCAAAAAGCTGGGTTGCACACTCCATGTGGACCAAATGGGCAACATGTTCGCAAGACAGAAAGGTCGACTGAACTCGTCAGCGCCTATGGTTGCCATGGGCAGTCACTTGGACACACAGCCGCGTGGTGGTCGCTATGATGGAATCCTCGGTGTAATGGCGGCCTTGGAGGTGTTGCGAACAATGAAGGAGAATGGGTATCAAACGAACTATGATGTCGGTCTGGTGAATTGGACTAA CGAGGAAGGAGCTCGGTTCCCTAAGTCCATGTGCTCCTCCGGCGTATGGGCTGGCGTAATCCCCATTGAACAGGCCTGGAATCTTCAGGATATCCATGATCCTAACGTAACACTCCGTTCTGAATTAGAACGACATGGATACCTCGGTGACATCCCCTGTTCGCCCGAGGGCTTCCCCCTCGGCGCACACTTTGAGCTGCATATTGAACAAGGTCCTATCCTCGTGGAAACCGGCCGGTCGCTAGGCGTAGTCCAAGGCGGCCAGGGATACAGATGGCTAACATTCACCGTTTACGGACGAGATGCGCACACGGGCACGACTCCCTTCAGCGCTCGCCAGGACCCCCTACTCGCCGCATCTAAGATGATTGCCTCGTCGAACGAGATCGCAAAGCAACATGGGGCGCTGGCCTCCACCGGTGTGCTCAAGATACCGTCTAACGCGTCTACGAACACCGTTGCTTCGCAAGTAACATTCACCCTGGACATCCGGCATCTCGAGGATGAAGTGGTGCACGCTGTACAGAAGGAATGTCTTGAATCCTTCGCTAACATCGCAAAGCAAGATGGGAAGGGTGTTTCGTTCGACTGGACGATGGACACGGATTCTGCTGCTGTCAAGTTTAACAAGGACTGCATCGATGCAGTTCGCACTGCCGCTGACGAGCTTGTTGGCGCTGGCCAGTACATGGATATCACCAGCGGTGCTGGACATGATACTGTGAATACTAGTAGACACTGTCCCTCAACTATGATCTTTGTTCCGTGCCGCGACGGCGTCAGTCATCATCCGGAGGAGTATTGCCGCCCTGAAGATTG TGCCCTAGGAACTCAAGCCTTACTTGAGGCGGTGGTTAACTACGACCAAGCtcggatgaagaaagaggccAACGCATAG